A window from Methylocystis sp. MJC1 encodes these proteins:
- a CDS encoding DUF2892 domain-containing protein, translating to MATAAAVDRVQNHTSDAVNRMIHEAMTERLVYFALHPDKIDERLDELDREWDIERALEANASTLALAGLGLGIVADRRWLALPVFVAGFLFQHALQGWCPPLPLLRRLGFRTQHEIDQERYALKALRGDFQKVEQAMGRLQKTMHEQRV from the coding sequence ATGGCCACAGCCGCAGCCGTCGATCGCGTCCAGAACCACACGAGCGATGCCGTCAACCGCATGATCCATGAGGCGATGACCGAGCGGCTCGTCTATTTCGCGCTGCATCCCGACAAGATCGACGAGCGCCTCGACGAGCTCGATCGCGAATGGGACATAGAGCGGGCGCTCGAAGCCAATGCTTCGACGCTCGCCCTCGCGGGTCTCGGGCTGGGGATCGTCGCCGACCGCCGCTGGCTCGCCCTGCCGGTCTTCGTCGCAGGCTTCCTCTTCCAGCATGCCTTACAAGGCTGGTGTCCGCCGCTGCCGCTGCTGCGCCGGCTGGGTTTCCGCACCCAGCATGAGATCGACCAGGAGCGATACGCGCTGAAAGCTTTGCGCGGCGATTTCCAAAAGGTCGAGCAGGCCATGGGGCGGCTGCAGAAGACGATGCATGAGCAGCGGGTGTAG
- a CDS encoding secondary thiamine-phosphate synthase enzyme YjbQ: MRQATRILKIETGGRGFYEFTPALADFVRSARMGEGLLTVFCRHTSASPLIQENADPSVLRDLENVFARLAPEGADYAHDTEGPDDMPAHIRAALTQTQLSIPIIGGALALGTWQGAFLFEHRRRPHRREIALHVIGE, encoded by the coding sequence ATGCGACAGGCGACGAGAATCCTCAAAATCGAGACAGGCGGGCGCGGCTTTTATGAATTCACGCCGGCGCTTGCCGATTTCGTGCGCAGCGCGCGCATGGGCGAGGGGCTGCTGACGGTCTTTTGCCGGCATACATCGGCGTCGCCGCTTATTCAGGAGAACGCCGATCCGAGCGTTTTGCGCGATCTGGAGAATGTCTTCGCGCGGCTCGCGCCCGAGGGCGCTGATTACGCGCATGATACTGAGGGCCCAGACGACATGCCCGCGCATATTCGCGCGGCGTTGACGCAGACGCAGTTGTCGATCCCGATCATCGGCGGCGCGCTGGCGCTCGGCACATGGCAGGGCGCCTTTCTCTTCGAGCACCGGCGGCGGCCGCACCGGCGCGAGATCGCGTTGCATGTGATCGGGGAATAA
- the rsfS gene encoding ribosome silencing factor — MRVATLSTSVHPGAGIASQPKIGARAPLGGSIVQNVLNALDETKAEDIISIDLRGKTALADEMIIATGRSTVHVGAVADKAIKALKEAGVSARVEGLPQCDWVLIDAGDIIVHIFRPEVRQFYNLEKMWGGDRPVEMRLV; from the coding sequence ATGAGGGTTGCAACGCTGTCGACAAGTGTTCATCCGGGGGCGGGCATCGCCTCCCAGCCGAAAATCGGCGCGAGAGCGCCGCTTGGCGGCTCGATCGTGCAAAATGTCCTCAACGCCCTGGACGAGACGAAGGCCGAGGACATTATCTCCATCGATCTGCGTGGGAAGACGGCGCTCGCCGATGAAATGATCATCGCGACGGGCCGCTCGACCGTGCATGTCGGCGCCGTTGCCGACAAGGCGATCAAGGCCCTCAAGGAGGCGGGCGTTTCGGCGCGCGTCGAGGGCCTGCCCCAGTGCGACTGGGTGTTGATCGACGCCGGCGACATCATCGTCCACATCTTCCGTCCCGAGGTGCGCCAATTCTACAACCTCGAGAAGATGTGGGGCGGCGATCGACCGGTGGAGATGCGGCTGGTCTGA
- a CDS encoding cyclic nucleotide-binding domain-containing protein — MSELIDAVTTWATSDASKTAGGIALAALAWAEATSVIGSAYMKRMIPLRITAMACNCLGLTYGLLTGALPTIAKHAINLPLNYSRLREMRRLIDSVREANANDLNVEWLKPFMHPESLPATDFIFRKGDVGGEAYVVVEGQIEIIERGVTIGPGALFGEMALFTKTGKRTASARCATDVRLLAITYEQFEQLYFQNPEFGLYLVRLIVRRFEANHIEDDMEGAPLQPAPEPAQA; from the coding sequence ATGTCCGAGCTGATCGACGCCGTCACGACCTGGGCGACCTCCGACGCCAGCAAGACCGCCGGCGGGATCGCCTTAGCCGCCCTTGCCTGGGCGGAAGCCACGAGCGTCATCGGCAGCGCCTATATGAAACGCATGATCCCGTTGCGGATCACCGCGATGGCGTGCAATTGCCTCGGCCTGACCTATGGGCTGCTGACCGGAGCGCTCCCCACCATCGCCAAGCATGCGATCAACCTGCCGCTGAACTACTCGCGCCTGCGGGAGATGCGCCGCCTGATCGACAGCGTGCGCGAAGCCAACGCCAACGACCTCAACGTCGAATGGCTGAAGCCCTTCATGCACCCGGAGAGCCTGCCCGCGACGGATTTTATCTTCAGGAAGGGTGACGTGGGCGGGGAAGCCTATGTTGTGGTCGAAGGCCAGATCGAGATCATCGAGCGCGGCGTGACGATCGGACCCGGCGCGCTCTTCGGCGAGATGGCGCTTTTCACAAAGACCGGAAAGCGCACGGCGAGCGCGAGATGCGCGACGGACGTCCGCCTGCTCGCGATCACCTATGAGCAGTTCGAGCAGCTCTATTTTCAGAACCCCGAATTCGGGCTTTACCTCGTGCGGCTGATCGTGCGGCGGTTCGAGGCAAACCATATCGAGGACGACATGGAGGGAGCCCCTCTCCAACCTGCGCCCGAGCCGGCGCAGGCCTGA
- the ppdK gene encoding pyruvate, phosphate dikinase, translated as MTKWVYSFGGGASEGSAAMRDLLGGKGANLAEMAALGLPVPPGFTITTEVCAHFYAKGRGFPADLEAQVEAALAEIGRVAGHAFNDPNWPLLVSVRSGARASMPGMMDTVLNLGLNDETVEALANYSGDARFAWDCYRRFVEMYSSVVLGVEHHIFEDALEELKESKGLTLDTQLTADDWRAVVKQFKAIIEANAGVAFPQDPRAQLWGAIKAVFSSWMNHRAIVYRHLHNIPENWGTAVNVQAMVFGNLDANSATGVAFTRNPSTGVKELYGEYLLNAQGEDVVAGLRTPQPLTEVASRASPGEKISLEATMPKVFAEFVQVADRLERHYRDMQDMEFTIERGKLWMLQTRSGKRTARAALKLAVDMAKEGLITREEALLRVEPTSLDQLLHPTIDPAARRDILATGLPASPGAAFGEIVFNPEEAAALAASGRKVILVRTETSPEDIHGMHAAEGILTARGGMTSHAAVVARGMGKPCVTGVGALRIDYEEQCFTIVGKRFVKGDKLTIDGSAGHVIAGEVKMQRPELTGEFAVLMGWADQVRRLKVRANAETPSDARAARRFGAEGIGLARTEHMFFEGERIVAVREMILADDAEGRRAALAKLLPIQREDFKHLFEIMAGLPVTIRLLDPPLHEFLPHTDSELAQVARAMGADPVKLRRRALQLSEFNPMLGFRGVRLAVVFPEIVDMQARAIFEAAIEASLSTGAPAQIEIMAPLVFSRAELDLVNARVDAMAKLVEDETGLRPRYHIGTMIELPRAALRAGEIAPSADFFSFGTNDLTQTTLGISRDDSGSFLGAYIEKGVLPHDPFVSIDQEGVGELVALGCQRARASRPDIALGVCGEHGGDPASVAFFEKIGIDYVSCSPFRVPIARLAAAQAALGKTAEGTA; from the coding sequence ATGACGAAGTGGGTTTATAGTTTCGGCGGCGGCGCGTCCGAGGGCTCGGCGGCCATGCGAGACCTTCTGGGCGGCAAGGGCGCCAATCTCGCCGAGATGGCGGCGCTTGGGCTGCCTGTTCCGCCGGGCTTCACCATCACCACTGAGGTCTGCGCCCATTTTTACGCCAAAGGCCGCGGCTTCCCGGCCGATCTCGAGGCGCAGGTCGAGGCCGCACTGGCGGAGATCGGGCGCGTCGCCGGCCATGCCTTCAACGATCCGAATTGGCCGCTGCTCGTCTCCGTGCGCTCCGGGGCGCGCGCCTCCATGCCCGGCATGATGGATACGGTGCTCAATCTCGGCCTCAATGACGAGACCGTCGAGGCGCTCGCCAATTACTCGGGCGACGCGCGTTTCGCCTGGGACTGCTACCGGCGCTTCGTCGAGATGTATTCCTCGGTCGTGCTCGGCGTCGAGCACCATATTTTCGAGGATGCGCTGGAGGAGCTGAAAGAATCGAAAGGGCTGACGCTCGACACGCAGCTGACGGCCGACGATTGGCGCGCGGTGGTGAAGCAGTTCAAGGCGATCATCGAAGCCAATGCCGGCGTCGCCTTTCCGCAGGACCCGCGCGCGCAGCTCTGGGGCGCGATCAAGGCGGTCTTCTCCTCCTGGATGAACCACCGCGCCATCGTCTATCGCCATCTGCACAATATCCCGGAGAACTGGGGCACGGCCGTCAACGTGCAGGCCATGGTCTTCGGCAATCTCGACGCCAATTCCGCGACCGGCGTCGCCTTTACGCGCAATCCCTCGACCGGCGTGAAGGAGCTTTACGGCGAATATCTCTTGAACGCTCAGGGCGAGGACGTCGTCGCCGGCCTGCGCACGCCGCAGCCGCTGACCGAAGTCGCCAGCCGCGCCTCGCCGGGCGAGAAGATCTCGCTCGAAGCGACCATGCCGAAAGTCTTCGCGGAGTTCGTGCAGGTCGCCGACCGTCTCGAGCGCCATTACCGCGACATGCAGGACATGGAGTTCACGATCGAGCGCGGCAAATTATGGATGCTGCAGACGCGCTCGGGCAAGCGCACGGCGCGCGCCGCCTTGAAGCTCGCGGTCGATATGGCGAAAGAGGGCCTCATCACGCGCGAGGAGGCGCTGCTGCGCGTCGAGCCGACCTCGCTCGATCAATTGCTGCACCCGACGATCGACCCTGCCGCCCGACGCGACATTCTGGCGACCGGCCTGCCGGCCTCGCCCGGCGCGGCTTTTGGCGAAATCGTCTTCAACCCGGAAGAAGCGGCGGCGCTCGCGGCCTCGGGACGCAAGGTCATTCTGGTGCGCACCGAGACGAGCCCGGAAGACATCCATGGCATGCACGCCGCCGAAGGTATTCTGACGGCGCGCGGCGGCATGACCTCGCATGCGGCGGTCGTTGCGCGCGGCATGGGCAAGCCCTGCGTCACAGGCGTCGGCGCCTTGCGCATCGATTATGAGGAGCAGTGCTTCACGATCGTCGGCAAGCGTTTCGTGAAGGGCGACAAGCTCACGATCGACGGTTCGGCGGGCCATGTCATCGCCGGCGAAGTGAAGATGCAGCGCCCTGAGCTTACCGGCGAATTCGCCGTGCTGATGGGCTGGGCCGATCAGGTTCGCCGCCTCAAGGTGCGGGCCAACGCCGAGACGCCGTCGGATGCGCGCGCAGCGCGCCGCTTCGGCGCCGAGGGCATCGGCCTCGCGCGCACCGAGCACATGTTCTTCGAGGGCGAGCGCATCGTTGCGGTGCGCGAGATGATCCTGGCCGACGACGCGGAGGGGCGGCGCGCGGCGCTCGCCAAGCTGCTGCCGATCCAGCGCGAGGATTTCAAGCATCTCTTCGAGATCATGGCCGGGCTGCCGGTGACGATCCGCCTGCTCGATCCGCCCTTGCACGAGTTTTTGCCGCACACGGATTCAGAGCTTGCGCAGGTGGCGCGCGCCATGGGCGCAGACCCCGTGAAGCTGCGCCGCCGCGCGCTGCAGCTTTCCGAATTCAACCCGATGCTGGGTTTTCGCGGCGTGCGTCTCGCGGTGGTGTTCCCCGAGATCGTCGACATGCAGGCGCGCGCGATTTTCGAGGCGGCGATCGAGGCGAGCCTCTCGACCGGCGCGCCCGCGCAGATCGAGATCATGGCGCCGCTCGTGTTTTCCCGGGCCGAGCTCGATCTCGTCAACGCCCGCGTCGACGCCATGGCGAAGCTCGTCGAGGACGAGACGGGTCTTCGCCCGCGCTACCACATCGGCACGATGATCGAGCTGCCGCGCGCCGCGCTGCGGGCCGGCGAGATCGCGCCATCGGCGGATTTCTTCTCTTTCGGCACGAACGACCTCACTCAGACGACCCTCGGCATTTCGCGCGACGATTCGGGCTCGTTCCTCGGCGCCTATATCGAGAAGGGCGTGCTGCCGCATGATCCCTTCGTGTCGATCGACCAGGAGGGCGTCGGCGAGCTTGTCGCGCTAGGCTGCCAGCGGGCGCGCGCATCGCGCCCCGACATCGCGCTCGGGGTCTGCGGCGAGCATGGCGGCGATCCGGCGTCGGTCGCCTTCTTCGAGAAGATCGGCATCGACTATGTGTCGTGCTCGCCCTTCCGCGTGCCGATCGCGCGGCTCGCCGCGGCGCAGGCGGCTCTGGGCAAGACCGCCGAAGGAACCGCGTAG
- a CDS encoding FAD-dependent monooxygenase, producing MTQPSAPTGETTKTDILVAGAGSTGLAAALAFARSGLKTTLVGRIPPPLPGRTIALFEASVRFLDALGALERVKALACPIEGIRMIDDTDQLFPVPELALRASEIDLPALGVNISNDELVGVLLDLVRASPEIQFIDADIADYEVNGASAAALLADGRRLEADFIVAADGRNSRARAVAGIDVKEWTYPQVALTMMLRHEFPHDNISTEWHTRSGPFTLVPLPAREDAPHRSSLVWLMSVDDARRRLAKPREELEYEIEDYAKSEFGAMKIESDIGQFRMGGMQVSEHAKGRLALVGETCHIFPPIGAQGLNLSLRDVADLEDCLASVDLRNERELSRALIRYDRHRRADIGFRTNGVDVLNRSLIIPYLPVDLFRGASFIAVAALGPLRRAVIREGVLPHLVLPRMMRHPVRAHAG from the coding sequence ATGACCCAGCCTTCCGCGCCGACCGGCGAGACGACGAAGACCGATATTCTCGTGGCCGGCGCCGGCTCGACCGGGCTCGCGGCGGCGCTGGCCTTTGCGCGCTCGGGGCTCAAGACGACGCTGGTCGGCCGCATTCCGCCGCCCCTGCCCGGCCGCACCATAGCGCTCTTCGAGGCGTCCGTCCGGTTCCTCGACGCGCTCGGCGCGTTGGAGCGGGTGAAGGCGCTGGCCTGCCCGATCGAGGGCATCCGCATGATCGACGACACGGATCAGCTCTTCCCCGTGCCAGAGCTGGCGCTGCGCGCGAGCGAGATCGACCTGCCGGCGCTGGGCGTCAATATCTCCAACGACGAACTCGTCGGCGTGCTGCTCGACCTCGTGCGCGCGTCTCCCGAGATCCAGTTCATCGACGCCGACATCGCTGATTATGAGGTCAATGGCGCTTCCGCCGCGGCCCTGCTTGCCGACGGACGGCGGCTGGAGGCGGATTTCATCGTCGCCGCCGACGGCCGCAACAGCCGCGCGCGCGCCGTCGCCGGCATCGATGTGAAAGAATGGACCTATCCGCAGGTTGCGCTCACCATGATGCTGCGGCACGAGTTCCCGCACGACAATATTTCGACCGAGTGGCACACCCGCTCGGGCCCCTTCACGCTGGTGCCGCTGCCCGCGCGCGAGGACGCGCCGCATCGCTCGAGCCTCGTCTGGCTGATGAGCGTCGACGACGCGCGCCGGCGCCTCGCCAAGCCGCGCGAGGAGCTGGAATATGAGATCGAGGACTACGCCAAGTCCGAATTCGGCGCGATGAAGATCGAAAGCGACATCGGCCAGTTCCGCATGGGCGGGATGCAGGTGTCGGAGCACGCCAAGGGGCGCCTGGCGCTCGTCGGCGAGACCTGCCACATCTTCCCGCCGATCGGCGCACAGGGGTTGAACCTCAGCCTGCGCGACGTCGCCGATCTCGAAGATTGCCTCGCGAGCGTCGATCTGCGCAACGAGCGCGAGCTGTCGCGCGCGCTTATCCGCTACGACCGGCACCGCCGCGCCGACATCGGCTTCCGCACCAATGGCGTCGACGTGCTGAACCGCTCGCTTATCATTCCCTATCTGCCGGTCGATCTCTTCCGCGGCGCAAGCTTCATCGCCGTGGCGGCGCTCGGACCGCTCCGCCGCGCGGTGATCCGCGAGGGCGTGCTGCCCCATCTCGTGCTGCCCCGGATGATGCGCCACCCCGTGCGCGCGCACGCGGGTTGA
- a CDS encoding adenylosuccinate synthase — translation MTNVAVVGAQWGDEGKGKIVDWLSLEADVVVRFQGGHNAGHTLVIDSTTYKLALLPSGIVRPGKLSVIGNGVVVDPHFLVGEIDRLRAQGVEITPENFKVAENAPIILSLHRELDAHREEASGGGAKIGTTKRGIGPAYEDKVGRRAIRLMDLAEPDTLDDKIERVLAHHNPLRRGLGLPEVAPETLREELLSVAPKILPFMDAVWDLLDEQRRAGKRILFEGAQGVLLDVDHGTYPYVTSSNTVAASAASGSGLGPGAIGYVLGIAKAYTTRVGGGPFPTELTDSIGELIGDRGHEFGTNTGRRRRCGWFDAVLTRQVVKTSGINGIALTKLDILDGFDEIKICTHYMLDGKRIDRLPASQSAQARVTPVYESFPGWKETTSGARSWAELPAQAIKYVRRIEELIGAPVALLSTSPERDDTILVHNPFQD, via the coding sequence ATGACGAATGTGGCGGTGGTCGGCGCCCAATGGGGCGACGAGGGCAAGGGCAAGATCGTCGACTGGCTGTCGCTGGAGGCGGATGTCGTCGTGCGCTTCCAGGGCGGCCACAACGCCGGCCATACGCTCGTCATCGACAGCACGACCTATAAGCTCGCGCTGCTCCCCTCGGGCATCGTCCGGCCGGGCAAGCTCTCTGTCATCGGCAATGGCGTCGTGGTCGACCCCCACTTTCTGGTTGGCGAGATCGACCGGCTGCGGGCGCAGGGCGTCGAGATCACGCCGGAGAATTTCAAGGTCGCCGAGAACGCACCGATCATCCTGTCGCTGCATCGGGAGCTCGACGCGCATCGCGAAGAGGCTTCGGGCGGGGGCGCCAAGATCGGCACCACCAAGCGCGGCATCGGCCCCGCCTATGAGGACAAGGTCGGCCGTCGCGCCATCCGACTGATGGACCTCGCCGAGCCGGATACGCTCGACGACAAGATCGAGCGCGTTCTCGCCCATCATAATCCGCTGCGCCGGGGCCTCGGCCTGCCGGAGGTCGCGCCGGAGACGCTGCGCGAGGAGCTGCTCTCCGTCGCGCCGAAAATCCTGCCCTTCATGGACGCCGTCTGGGACCTCCTCGACGAGCAGCGCCGCGCCGGCAAGCGCATTTTGTTCGAGGGCGCGCAGGGCGTGCTGCTCGACGTCGACCACGGCACCTATCCTTACGTCACCTCGTCCAACACCGTCGCGGCCTCGGCGGCGAGCGGCTCGGGCCTGGGGCCGGGGGCGATCGGCTATGTGCTCGGCATCGCCAAGGCCTATACGACGCGCGTCGGCGGCGGGCCGTTCCCGACCGAGTTGACCGACAGCATCGGCGAGCTGATCGGCGACCGCGGCCATGAGTTTGGCACCAATACCGGCCGGCGGCGGCGTTGCGGCTGGTTCGACGCGGTGCTGACGCGCCAGGTGGTGAAGACCTCCGGCATCAATGGCATTGCGCTCACCAAGCTCGATATTCTCGACGGCTTCGACGAAATCAAGATCTGCACGCATTACATGCTCGACGGCAAGCGCATTGACCGCCTGCCGGCCTCACAGTCGGCGCAGGCGCGGGTGACGCCCGTCTATGAAAGCTTCCCCGGCTGGAAGGAGACGACGAGCGGCGCGCGTAGCTGGGCGGAGCTTCCGGCGCAGGCGATCAAATATGTTCGCCGCATCGAGGAGCTGATCGGCGCGCCCGTGGCGCTGCTCTCGACCAGCCCCGAACGCGACGACACCATATTGGTGCATAATCCTTTCCAGGATTGA
- the rlmH gene encoding 23S rRNA (pseudouridine(1915)-N(3))-methyltransferase RlmH, giving the protein MRLGIICVGRLKAGPEREIYARYAERIAALRRIGLEGLDLKEIDESKAKSSAERMAREGEEMLALLPEDSALIVFDERGKAADSAAFAAFIGRERDAGRKAMWFAIGGSEGLHASVRARATAVFSFGAMTLPHQIVRILAAEQIYRAMTILSGHPYHRA; this is encoded by the coding sequence GTGCGATTGGGCATTATTTGCGTGGGCCGGTTGAAGGCCGGCCCCGAGCGCGAGATTTACGCGCGCTACGCCGAGCGCATCGCCGCGCTGCGGCGCATCGGGCTCGAAGGCCTCGACCTCAAGGAAATCGACGAAAGCAAAGCCAAGAGCTCGGCCGAGCGCATGGCGCGCGAGGGCGAGGAGATGCTCGCGCTGCTGCCGGAGGATTCGGCGCTCATCGTGTTCGACGAGCGTGGCAAGGCGGCGGATAGCGCGGCGTTCGCCGCCTTCATCGGCCGCGAGCGCGACGCCGGGCGTAAGGCCATGTGGTTCGCGATCGGCGGTTCGGAGGGGCTCCACGCGAGCGTGCGGGCGCGGGCGACGGCGGTGTTTTCCTTCGGCGCGATGACGCTACCGCATCAGATCGTTCGCATATTGGCGGCGGAGCAGATTTACCGGGCGATGACGATTTTATCGGGTCATCCGTACCATCGAGCGTGA
- a CDS encoding quinone oxidoreductase family protein, whose protein sequence is MVKAIRVHHPGGPEALQLEEVDLPAPGPGEVQIRHRAIGVNFIDIYRRTGAYPAQYPFIPGHEGAGQIVAVGEGVTDFEEGDRVAYVGALGGYSEARNIAADSVIHLPKSVSYEQGAVMMLKGLTAQYLLRRTFRVKKGHRVLVHAGAGGVGQLLCQWADALGAKVIATVGSPEKAEIALKAGARDVILYRTEKFEERVKEITKGRLCDVVYDGVGRATFPASLDCLAPFGMFVSFGSASGPIESFDIGLLAQKGSLYATRPSLFNHIAKRRDYEDMAEDMLHAMKRGYLTIEPPQSFPLAEAAQVHAALESRQTTGSIVLIP, encoded by the coding sequence ATGGTCAAGGCGATTCGCGTGCACCACCCGGGCGGCCCCGAGGCGCTGCAGCTCGAAGAGGTCGACCTGCCGGCGCCGGGGCCGGGCGAGGTGCAGATTCGCCATCGCGCCATCGGCGTGAACTTTATCGACATCTATCGCCGCACGGGAGCATATCCGGCCCAATATCCCTTCATTCCGGGCCATGAGGGGGCGGGACAGATTGTCGCGGTCGGCGAGGGCGTGACCGACTTCGAGGAAGGCGACCGCGTCGCCTATGTGGGCGCGCTCGGCGGCTACAGCGAGGCGCGCAACATCGCCGCCGACTCGGTGATCCACTTGCCGAAGTCGGTGAGCTATGAGCAGGGTGCCGTGATGATGCTCAAGGGCCTCACCGCGCAATATCTCCTGCGCCGCACCTTCCGGGTGAAGAAGGGCCATCGCGTGCTGGTGCATGCCGGGGCGGGCGGCGTCGGCCAGCTTTTGTGCCAATGGGCCGACGCGCTCGGGGCCAAGGTCATCGCCACCGTGGGCTCGCCCGAGAAGGCCGAGATTGCTCTCAAGGCCGGCGCGCGGGACGTGATTCTCTACCGCACGGAGAAATTCGAGGAGCGCGTGAAGGAGATCACCAAGGGGAGGCTGTGCGACGTCGTCTATGATGGCGTCGGACGCGCGACCTTCCCGGCTTCGCTCGACTGCCTTGCGCCCTTCGGCATGTTCGTGAGCTTCGGCTCGGCTTCCGGGCCGATCGAAAGCTTCGACATCGGGCTCTTGGCGCAGAAGGGCTCGCTCTATGCGACCCGGCCCTCGCTGTTCAACCATATCGCCAAGCGCCGCGACTATGAGGATATGGCCGAGGATATGCTCCACGCCATGAAACGGGGTTATCTGACGATCGAGCCGCCGCAAAGCTTTCCGCTGGCCGAAGCGGCGCAGGTCCATGCGGCGCTCGAATCACGCCAGACCACGGGGTCAATCGTGCTGATCCCCTGA
- a CDS encoding DUF1192 domain-containing protein has protein sequence MTDEDAPRPRPAYDIGQPLDLLSIAELESRILLLKEEIARLEAAAQAKRAATSAAEAFFRK, from the coding sequence ATGACGGACGAAGACGCGCCCCGCCCCCGCCCTGCCTATGACATCGGCCAGCCTCTCGATCTTTTGTCGATTGCGGAACTCGAATCTCGAATCCTCTTGCTGAAAGAAGAGATCGCCCGCCTCGAGGCGGCCGCACAGGCCAAACGCGCAGCGACGTCCGCGGCCGAGGCGTTCTTCCGAAAATAA